From Sus scrofa isolate TJ Tabasco breed Duroc chromosome 18, Sscrofa11.1, whole genome shotgun sequence, a single genomic window includes:
- the LOC106508213 gene encoding uncharacterized protein LOC106508213: protein MGDRHRGVAALPGAHRLLRRCRRPGSNDCARSCRCCRVLHSCTPTSCRPRGLYAGPARTLARSGAGDRGAPGASGSPLGAPRRKWDCRSRERGTHDPPGVQPSPQPWEGGCLPRGADRSVAGASPSPRARGISSLSPGNPSLTQDAAPFLLTTVPTQGGSRMRGSGGLTTTAHFQVPQLWEGATNGATGAGGGVGLQLFTPCFASLWRGHGS, encoded by the coding sequence ATGGGAGATAGGCACAGAGGAGTCGCTGCGCTGCCCGGTGCGCACCGCTTGctccgccgctgccgccgcccggGCAGCAATGACTGCGcccggagctgccgctgctgccgCGTCCTCCACTCCTGCACTCCTACCTCCTGCCGGCCCCGCGGGCTCTACGCCGGGCCAGCGCGCACGCTCGCTCGCTCAGGCGCGGGAGACCGGGGCGCACCGGGCGCCTCCGGGAGCCCGCTGGGGGCGCCCCGGCGCAAGTGGGATTGCAGAAGCCGTGAGCGGGGCACTCATGATCCGCCGGGCGTccagccctctccccagccctgggagggaggctgcTTGCCCCGGGGTGCGGATCGGAGCGTGGCAGGCGCGTCTCCATCGCCCAGAGCGCGCGGCATCTCCTCCCTTTCCCCGGGGAACCCTTCACTAACCCAGGATGCCGCCCCATTCCTGCTCACAACGGTTCCAACCCAGGGAGGAAGCAGAATGCGGGGCTCTGGGGGCCTCACCACCACTGCTCATTTCCAGGTGCCCCAGCTTTGGGAAGGAGCGACGAACGGGgcgacgggggcgggggggggggttgggctGCAACTTTTCACTCCCTGCTTTGCTTCCCTCTGGCGGGGGCACGGCAGCTGA